Proteins from a genomic interval of Pseudomonas asplenii:
- a CDS encoding mannitol dehydrogenase family protein codes for MNLNKQNLHNLSADIALPQYAAANTRQGIAHIGVGGFHRAHQAYYTDALMNLGEGHDWSICGVGLRPEDQAVRDALAAQDYLYTLYELGDGDDTETRVIAAISGMLLAQDDAQALIDKLASAEIRIVSLTITEGGYCIDDSNGEFMAHLPQIQHDLNHSDAPQTVFGFLCAALAKRRANGIPAFTLMSCDNLPHNGAVTRKALLAFAALRDAELHDWIAAHVSFPNAMVDRITPMTSSAHRLQLHDEHAIDDAWPVVCEPFVQWVLEDKFVNGRPAWEKVGVQFTDDVTPYEEMKIKLLNGSHLALTYLGFLKGYRFVHETMNDPLFVAYMRAYMDLDVTPQLAPVPGIDLTVYKNTLVERFSNQAIADQLERVCSDGSSKFPKFTVPTVNRLIADGRETERAALVVAAWALYLKGVDENGVRYRIPDPRAEFCQALVSDDSLIVQRLLGVEEIFGTAIPKSAAFISAFENAYNSLRDVGVSKTLERLLARI; via the coding sequence ATGAACCTGAACAAACAGAACCTGCACAACCTGTCCGCAGACATCGCCCTGCCCCAGTACGCAGCGGCCAATACCCGGCAAGGCATCGCCCACATCGGCGTCGGTGGTTTCCATCGCGCCCACCAGGCCTACTACACCGATGCCCTGATGAACCTCGGCGAAGGCCATGACTGGAGCATCTGCGGCGTCGGTCTGCGCCCTGAGGACCAGGCGGTGCGTGACGCCCTGGCGGCCCAGGACTACCTCTACACCCTCTACGAGTTGGGTGACGGCGATGACACCGAGACCCGCGTCATCGCCGCCATCAGCGGCATGCTGCTGGCCCAGGACGATGCCCAGGCGCTGATCGACAAGCTGGCCTCGGCCGAGATCCGTATCGTTTCGCTGACCATCACCGAGGGCGGCTACTGCATCGACGACAGCAACGGCGAGTTCATGGCCCACCTGCCACAGATCCAGCACGACCTGAACCATTCCGACGCCCCGCAGACGGTCTTCGGCTTTCTCTGCGCGGCCCTCGCCAAGCGCCGGGCCAACGGCATCCCGGCCTTCACCCTGATGTCCTGCGATAACCTGCCGCACAACGGCGCCGTGACCCGCAAGGCCCTGCTGGCCTTCGCCGCGCTACGCGACGCCGAGCTGCATGACTGGATCGCCGCCCACGTCAGCTTCCCCAACGCCATGGTCGATCGCATCACGCCCATGACCAGTTCCGCCCACCGCCTGCAACTGCACGATGAACACGCTATCGACGATGCCTGGCCGGTGGTCTGCGAGCCTTTTGTGCAGTGGGTGCTGGAAGACAAGTTCGTCAATGGCCGACCGGCCTGGGAAAAGGTCGGTGTCCAGTTCACCGACGACGTCACGCCCTACGAGGAAATGAAGATCAAGCTGCTCAACGGCAGCCACCTGGCCCTCACCTACCTGGGTTTCCTCAAGGGCTATCGCTTCGTCCACGAGACCATGAACGACCCGCTGTTCGTCGCCTACATGCGTGCCTACATGGACCTGGACGTGACCCCGCAACTGGCGCCGGTGCCGGGCATCGACCTGACCGTGTACAAGAACACCCTGGTCGAGCGCTTCTCCAACCAGGCGATTGCCGACCAGTTGGAGCGGGTCTGTTCCGACGGCTCGTCGAAATTCCCCAAGTTCACCGTGCCCACCGTCAACCGGCTGATCGCCGATGGCCGCGAGACCGAGCGCGCAGCGCTGGTGGTGGCGGCCTGGGCGCTGTACCTCAAGGGCGTCGACGAGAACGGCGTACGCTACCGTATTCCCGACCCGCGGGCCGAGTTCTGCCAGGCGCTGGTCAGCGATGACAGCCTGATCGTGCAACGCCTGCTCGGCGTGGAAGAAATCTTCGGCACGGCGATTCCCAAATCCGCAGCCTTTATCAGCGCCTTCGAGAACGCCTACAACAGCCTGCGGGACGTCGGTGTGAGCAAAACCCTGGAGCGCCTGCTGGCGCGGATCTGA
- a CDS encoding ABC transporter ATP-binding protein, which produces MANLKIKHLQKGFEGFSIIKGIDLEVRDREFVVFVGPSGCGKSTLLRLIAGLEEVTSGTIELDGRDITEVSPAKRDLAMVFQTYALYPHMSVRKNMSFALDLAGVAKAEVERKVNEAARILELGPLLERKPKQLSGGQRQRVAIGRAIVRNPKIFLFDEPLSNLDAALRVQMRLELARLHKELQATMIYVTHDQVEAMTLADKVVVLNGGRVEQVGAPLELYHSPANLFVAGFLGTPKMGFLKGKVSRVDGQGCEVELDAGTRISLAQSGASLSVGSPVTLGIRPEHLEIAKPGDCVLRVTADVGERLGSDTYCHVRTHSAEALTMRIRGDLASQYGETLELHLDSRHCHLFDADGIAVPRALQAAA; this is translated from the coding sequence ATGGCCAATCTGAAAATCAAGCATCTGCAAAAGGGCTTCGAAGGTTTCTCCATCATCAAGGGGATCGACCTGGAAGTACGCGACCGCGAGTTCGTGGTCTTCGTCGGCCCGTCCGGTTGTGGCAAGTCGACCCTGCTGCGGCTGATCGCCGGCCTGGAGGAAGTCACCTCCGGAACCATCGAACTCGATGGCCGCGACATCACCGAAGTCAGCCCGGCCAAGCGCGACCTGGCAATGGTATTCCAGACCTACGCCCTGTACCCGCACATGAGCGTGCGCAAGAACATGTCCTTCGCCCTGGACCTGGCCGGGGTGGCCAAGGCCGAGGTCGAGCGCAAGGTCAACGAGGCCGCGCGCATCCTTGAACTCGGCCCCTTGCTGGAACGCAAGCCCAAGCAGCTCTCCGGCGGCCAGCGCCAACGGGTCGCCATCGGCCGGGCGATCGTGCGCAACCCGAAGATCTTCCTGTTCGACGAACCGCTGTCCAACCTCGACGCCGCCCTGCGGGTGCAGATGCGCCTGGAACTGGCACGCCTGCACAAGGAATTGCAGGCGACCATGATCTACGTGACTCACGACCAGGTCGAAGCCATGACCCTGGCCGATAAGGTGGTGGTGCTCAACGGCGGGCGCGTCGAGCAGGTCGGTGCGCCGCTGGAGCTGTACCACTCGCCGGCCAACCTGTTCGTCGCCGGCTTTCTCGGTACCCCGAAGATGGGCTTTCTCAAGGGCAAAGTCAGCCGTGTCGACGGCCAGGGCTGCGAGGTAGAACTGGACGCCGGTACGCGCATCAGCCTGGCACAGAGTGGCGCCAGCCTCAGTGTCGGTAGCCCGGTGACCCTGGGCATTCGCCCGGAACACTTGGAGATCGCCAAGCCCGGTGACTGCGTGCTGCGGGTCACCGCCGATGTCGGCGAACGCCTGGGTAGCGATACCTACTGCCACGTCCGCACCCATTCCGCAGAAGCGCTGACCATGCGCATCCGTGGCGACCTGGCCAGCCAGTACGGCGAAACACTCGAGCTGCACCTGGACAGCCGCCATTGCCACCTCTTCGATGCCGACGGCATTGCAGTGCCCCGCGCACTGCAGGCCGCAGCCTGA
- a CDS encoding carbohydrate ABC transporter permease produces MTLTLKQSRRLQSVLLGILAWALALLIFFPIFWMVLTSFKSEIDAFATPPQFIFSPTLENYLHIQERSDYLRFAWNSVVISFSATALCLLIAVPAAYSMAFYETQRTKRTLLWMLSTKMLPPVGVLMPIYLLAKSFNLLDTRLVLIVIYTLINLPIVVWMVYTYFKDIPRDILEAARLDGATLLQEMLRVLLPISKGGLASTLLLSLILCWNEAFWSLNLTSSNAAPLTALIASYSSPEGLFWAKLSAVSTLACAPILIFGWISQKQLVRGLSFGAVK; encoded by the coding sequence ATGACTCTGACCCTCAAACAATCGCGCCGCCTGCAGAGCGTGCTGCTCGGCATCCTGGCCTGGGCCCTTGCCCTGCTGATCTTCTTCCCGATCTTCTGGATGGTGCTGACCAGTTTCAAGAGCGAAATCGACGCCTTTGCGACGCCGCCGCAGTTCATCTTCAGCCCGACCCTGGAGAACTACCTGCATATCCAGGAGCGCAGCGACTACCTGCGTTTCGCCTGGAACTCGGTGGTGATTTCCTTCAGCGCCACCGCCCTGTGCCTGCTGATCGCGGTGCCGGCGGCCTACTCCATGGCGTTCTACGAAACCCAGCGGACCAAGCGCACCCTGTTGTGGATGCTCTCGACCAAGATGCTGCCGCCGGTGGGCGTGCTGATGCCGATCTACCTGCTGGCCAAGTCCTTCAACCTGCTCGATACACGCCTCGTGCTGATCGTGATCTACACCCTGATCAACCTGCCGATCGTGGTCTGGATGGTGTACACCTACTTCAAGGACATTCCCCGGGACATCCTAGAAGCCGCCCGCCTCGACGGCGCCACGCTGTTGCAGGAAATGCTGCGGGTGCTGCTGCCGATCAGCAAGGGCGGCCTCGCCTCGACCCTGCTGCTGTCGCTGATCCTGTGCTGGAACGAGGCGTTCTGGTCACTGAACCTGACCTCCTCCAACGCCGCGCCACTGACCGCACTGATCGCCTCCTACTCCAGTCCCGAGGGGCTGTTCTGGGCCAAGTTGTCCGCCGTATCGACCCTGGCCTGCGCGCCGATCCTGATCTTTGGCTGGATCAGCCAGAAACAGCTGGTACGCGGCTTGTCCTTCGGCGCCGTGAAATGA
- a CDS encoding carbohydrate ABC transporter permease, translated as MNSTSAKAHMDIPQPLRKSRLRNPGWFLVSPSVALLLLWMIVPLGMTLYFSLIRYNLLYPGENQYVGLENFSYFLTDSGFLPGAANTLLLVGSVLLISVVFGVLISALLEASEFLGRGIVRVLLISPFFIMPTVGALIWKNLLFHPVSGVLAALWRLFGAEPVDWLAHYPLLSIIIIVSWQWLPFAILILMTAMQSLDQEQKEAARLDGAGAVAIFWHLTLPHLARPIAVVVMIETIFLLSVFAEIFTTTNGGPGYASTNLAYLIYNQALVQFDVGMASAGGLIAVVIANIAAIILVRMLGKNLTDKP; from the coding sequence ATGAATAGCACCTCTGCAAAAGCCCATATGGACATTCCCCAGCCGCTGCGCAAAAGCCGTCTGCGCAACCCCGGCTGGTTTCTGGTCAGCCCCTCGGTCGCCCTGTTGCTGCTCTGGATGATCGTACCGCTGGGCATGACCCTGTACTTCTCGCTGATCCGCTACAACCTGCTCTATCCCGGCGAAAACCAGTACGTCGGCCTGGAGAACTTCAGTTACTTCCTGACGGACTCGGGCTTCCTGCCCGGCGCCGCCAATACCCTGTTGCTGGTGGGCAGTGTGCTGCTGATCAGCGTGGTATTCGGCGTACTGATCTCGGCCCTGCTGGAAGCCAGCGAGTTCCTTGGCCGGGGTATCGTCCGGGTGCTGCTGATCTCGCCGTTCTTCATCATGCCCACCGTCGGTGCGCTGATCTGGAAAAACCTGCTGTTCCATCCGGTCTCAGGCGTGCTTGCTGCGCTCTGGCGGCTGTTCGGCGCCGAGCCGGTGGACTGGCTGGCGCACTACCCGTTGCTATCGATCATCATCATCGTCTCCTGGCAGTGGCTGCCCTTCGCCATCCTGATCCTGATGACCGCCATGCAATCGCTCGATCAGGAACAGAAGGAAGCCGCACGCCTGGACGGTGCCGGCGCCGTCGCGATCTTCTGGCACCTGACCCTGCCGCACCTGGCCCGGCCCATCGCCGTGGTGGTGATGATCGAAACCATCTTTCTGCTGTCGGTGTTCGCCGAGATCTTTACCACCACCAACGGCGGCCCCGGCTATGCCTCGACCAACCTCGCCTACCTGATCTACAACCAGGCGCTGGTGCAGTTCGATGTCGGCATGGCCTCCGCCGGCGGGCTGATCGCCGTGGTCATTGCCAATATCGCCGCGATCATCCTGGTGCGGATGCTCGGCAAAAACCTGACAGACAAGCCTTGA